Genomic DNA from Candidatus Nitrosopumilus koreensis AR1:
CAAAGAATCAGAACAATTGAAAAAAGAAGGATTATCTAAATTTACAGAAAAGAAATTCAAATAATCAAGTCAATAACGTAAACTGAACGTTCTTCTTTCGTAATACTTCGATTAATGCATCTGCTTGTTCTTTTCCCTGAGTTTCCAGATTCATAGTAACTGAGGCTGAACCTGCACTGACATTTGAGCTCAGTCTATCATGAACAACCTCAACGATGTTTGCATTGGCAAGAGTGATTTCATCAACAATTTCTTTGAATGCTCCTGGCCTGTCAGGCAACAAAATTGATATTTTTAACAATCTACCCATAGCTGCTAACCCTTTATCTACAATCTGTCCTAAAAGATACATGTCTACATTTCCTCCAGCTAACACTGTAACTACTTTTTTACCTGGCGCTGGTTTTTTTGAAATCAGATATGCAAGACTTGCAGCTCCTGCAGGTTCCACTACAAATTTCATTCTCTCCATTAACAGAAACATTGTTTTTGTAATTTCAGCATCGTCTACAAGAACAACTTCGTCAATCAATTCTTTAATTATGTTAAATGTAAGTTGGCCGGGAATTTTTACAGATATGCCATCTGCAATTGTTCTTGCACCGCCACTTGCAGTTATTGCACCTTGTTTAACTGATTCATACATTGACGGAAATGATCTTGATTGCACTCCAACCACTCGTACGTTTGGATTTTTTTCTTTGATTGCAATTAGGATCCCTGCCGCCAACCCTCCTCCACCTATTGGAATATAAACTTCATCAACGTCTGGCAAGTCCTCTAGTATTTCTAATCCGATAACACCTTGCGCTGCAATGATTTGAGGATCATCAAATGCGTGTATCATTGTAGCACCTGTTTCCTTGGCAATTTCTTTTGCCTTGGCAGATGATTCATCATAGTTGATCCCCTCTAAAACCACATTTGCGCCATAGCCTTTTGTTGCTGCTACCTTTGCAGGAGATGCATTCTTTGGCATGACAATTGTACATGGTATGCCTTCAAGGGAGGATGCAAATGCGACACCCTGTGCATGATTTCCTGCAGATGCAGCAACTACACCATGTTTTTTTTCATCTTCAGATAATGATTTTATTTTGTAATATGCACCACGGATTTTAAACGATCCAGTTTTTTGTCTAAATTCTGCTTTGAGATAAACCTCAGATTCTGTAATATCACTAAAAGTAGGCGAATGGATTAACGGAGTCTTTTTTATTTTATCTCCTCGCATAGAATTTGCTTTTTGTATTTCCTCAAATGTTGGATTCATTAGAAATGATGCTAAGAAAACGATGTATTTGACTTCTTCTATACAAAAATTATTTTTTTTGTCAAATTTTATGCGTAAATTTCTAGGAATGCCTAAATACTTGGGAGGTTTCGTTGAAATTATATCAAGGAATCAGATACTCCCCTTTGAGAAAATTTCTCATTTTCTGGTTCCTTGGTCTTCGTTTATCAAATAATTATATTTGCAAATTCATCTAACCGTTTGATTATGTTTTCTTTTGTTGAATCCGACATTTTTCTCGGATCAAACAATCCTTCTCTAGTATTATTTTTTACAAACTCTAAATCAAATGTACATAAACATCCTTCTTCACCAGTAACAAGTTTTGAATCATCAATTAATACAGGTGTTATCTGATATGTTTCAACTAAAAGAGAATCTAATTCATTAAACAATTGTGTCTTTTTTTCAGATAGTTTTTGAAAGTCTACACCAGACTGTTTCTCAATTTCTGCAAAGACTTTTTCTCTAAACTCATCATTTTCATAAAACACTTCAAATAGTTTTTGATGATCAAAGTCTTTGTACCCCATTTCTTTTAGTTTATCCAAAACAAACTGATCACTATTGTCTGAAAATTCCTGTTCTTTGTTTTTTGTAATATCGATAATCGTTGATAATTCCTTTTGACAATCGATTACCCTTTGAATCGGTTTGTAATATAGCAAAACATGGAATTGAATGGAAACATGTCCTGAAATCAAATAATTTCCCTCCATGATTTCAAATTTCATAAAAATTCTCCTAATGTCTTCATTGTTAGATATGGTTACATCCTGAATAGACCAGTTTTTCAGATTTTTACTGATGTCTTGAAAATAGTCCATTACCAGTTTTGGATCAAATGTTTTTTGTTCAGATACTGTGGAATCGCCCAACATCACTTTGACATCGATCATTTTTGTCATGTCAGAAATTTTTGCAAGGAATGATTTTTGAATTTCTTCATTCTTTTTATTCAAAAGTTGAATGAATTCATTTTGAGATCTTGCACCTAAACGCACATGAATTAGCAAATTATTGTTCTCCTTAAACCTTCATCAATATCTAAATACATAATGAGGGAATTCTAGGCGTGGAGAATTCAGAATATAGATGTGATGATTGTGATGGAGAGATTACAGAATATTATCATGAAGGATATAAGGGAAAAAGAGGAAAATGCCTTGATTGTGGTCAAGAATTCCCCTTGGAGTAGAGCGACATGACAGAAGAAAACACGGTAAAAGAATCTGACAATGTGAAAGAAAAATCAAGTTCCGACCAAAAAAATGAATTGGTAGATATGTTGCTAAGTTCTGCATCTGAAAAAACATTGGATTCAGAATCTATGATTTTAGAAACTCAAAAACGAGTTTGGGGTGCGTTGAAAAAAGGCTACCAATACTTGGGCGTTGTCAATGAATCAGACAAATTTTTGAGGAAAAATGTATTTTCTAAATTGGATCTTGTTGTAATCTATGTTGATTTGGTAGGTTCAACAACCATGACACTGGAAATGCCTGAAGAGAAAATTGCAATCATAATTAGCTCTTTTGCACAAGAGATGGCAGCAGTGATACGACAGCATGAAGGATATGTCTTAAAATTTGTAGGAGACGCAGTTATAGGATATTTTGATGCACAAAGTAATGGGTTACTTGCATCAGATAATGCAGTTAATTGTGCAAAATCTATGATTTCAGTAATCCAAAAAGGAATTAATCCAATTCTTAATCAGTATGATTACCCTGACCTGATGGTAAAAATTGGTGTTGATTTTGGACAAAATATTGTAGTAAGATATGGTGCTGATGAAAACCAGTCACAGGTAGACATAATTGGTCCTGCCATGAATATTGCGGCTAAAATTCAAAACATGGCAAAGCCTAATCAGATTTTAATTGGAAATGATGTATACAAAAGATTGCATCCTAACTCTCAAAGAGAATTTGCTGAAGTGGTGTGGAAAAAAGATGAATGGCGATATCGTTCCAGAATTACTGGAGAACTTTACAAAGTTTATGAATTCAAAGGATAATGTGGTTTTTAATTATACTGTAAATTTATCAGGGCATTCAACATGCTCATAATGATGTTCGGTGAATTTTTCCTGAACAACGTAGATCACAATCTTGTGTAGATCTTTTTCTGCAATGTCTTTCTTGCATTTCAAACAAGTCTTTTTCATTTCTGCCATGCGTACCAGCGATCTAAACTGGGAATCTATAAGGATCTGCGATCAGCTCAAATTGAGCAAAAACGACTCAGATTTTACAAAACCGTATATCAAATGCCTAAAGCAAGGCAGAAATAGAGCAAATTCAAACCAAATTTGTGGAAAACATGATACACAAACACCTACAGGACCTTTACGGATTAAATCCAAACATCCCACATGTAGCGTTACAATTTCCTCGATTACCACCAGGATTAACACATCCAATGTTTAAGATTCACAAAAATCCTGCCAAAGAACAATTTTCACGAGATGTAGAAACAATTAATCAAAAACTTCAAGGATTCCAACATCTGTACCAACAATATGCTGCAAGTTTGTTATCAGGAAACCAAATAATTCCTCCAGGTCATCCATTATATACAAAACAACACTCTCTTCAAACACTTCAAGATGAAAACAGTAAACTGTTAAAAGAAAACAACGAATTAAAGAAAAAACTAGAAAACAAATCAAAAAAACAAGATTGAAAAAATATCTCGGCTTGCAAAATCAGTAAGAATCCTTATTAATTCCAAACCCAATTTTGTGTATGGTCAAAACTCCTGCAGACAAATGGAAATCAACCATAATAAAATACAGGAAACAGTGTCAAAAAATTTTAGAGATATCTCAAAGTGTAAGATACGCAGGAGTTATCAACGTCTATGGTAGAACCTTAGCTGGAATTGTTCAACCAAATCTTAAACCATTACTAAAATCTGAACAAGTAAAAAATGAATTTTTTATTATCTCAACTCTAATGTCTTTACGAAAAAATACAGCAAGTACTGTAGGGAAATTAGAATATGTCATATTGCAACATCAGAAAGTTACAATACTCATTCTACAAAAAAATGACCTTACATATTATGTTTCAATCAATAGAAAAGAAAAAGACTTGAAGAAGATTATTTCTTCAATAAAGAAAATAGTCTAAGCAGGTGTGAATCCGTGATATCCACCAGTTTGTTCCGCTTTATCTGAGAAACTTGGTTCAAACAAGGAAATCAAATAATCATCAGGATCTGAAATTACCGCATTTTTTCCTGCATCTTTTTCAACTATCTCGCGATGAATTTTTACTCCTTTTCCTCTCAATTCCTCAACTGCAGATTTTACATCTCCGACCAAAAAACCAATTGTAATGCCACTCTCAAGAGCATTTCCATGTTTTTCAGTTATTGAAGCAGGGTGCAAGCTCAACAAAGCTCCTGAAGTGCCCAAATCTACCCATGTTCTTCTTTGATTTTTTATTGGCAGTCCAATAACCTCATTGTAGAACTGAACTGATTTGTCTAGGTCTTTTACAGCCAGAATGACATTTCCGACTTTTTTAATATTCACAGATATGCTACCTCGAAGTTCTTTAAATTAATTGTCATTGAACTTCCACCATGGTTTCTGTTCGCTCTACACCATTAATTTTTTGGATTCGGTTTGCGACCTCTTTAATTTGAACTAGTTGTTCAACATCAATTATGGCTACTGCATCAAACTGACCGCTAGTTGGAAATGAATCTGTAACGGAATCAACCTTGCGTAATCGTGCAGCGATTAATTTTTTTGGAGATTTTACCAAAATTATTGCTCTTACCATCCTAAATTAACCTCCACTTCGATTAAGGTTTCAGTGGTTACAATATCCTTGATTTTTTTAAAATCAATCACCATGTTATTGATGTCTTCAATTCCTCCTTGCAAAATAACGCTAATGTCTGCCCTGCCAGTGACTACCATGATTTGTTTTACTACCTTTCTTTTCTTTTTGAGAATTTGGACAACAGAATCCACTTTTCCAGGTTTAACTGTAATCAGACATAATGCGCGCATACAAGTACTACGTTATTGAATCGGATAAAGATTCCTAGTCAAATGCTTCCTGAGACCTTGCTTCTTCTAAATAAGCACGTCTTTCTTCATTGACTTTTTCTTGATCAATTTCAATATCGTCATCTACTATGACTATCCCCATATCGCCAACAGGTTCTTCCTTTTTCTTTGATTTGGTTGTTTTAGCCTTGGTGGCTTTTGCTTTTGGAGTCTTTGATTTGGTTGTTTTAGCCTTGGTGGCTTTTGCTTTTGGAGTCTTTGATTTGGTTGTTTTAGCCTTGGTGGCTTTTGCTTTTGTGCCTTTCTTTGCAGGTTTTTTTTCAGCCATGAATCGAAAATCTAGAGTTTGCCTTATTTTTAAAGATTTTGTAGGATTGGTTTTTGGAGAAATTTGTGTATTATGCACCGATCAAGTAAATTTTTTGAGAAAACAATGGACCAAAGTAGCCATATGAGTCAAGAATTTACTCTGAGTTTGATTTAACAAAAAACACATTCTTCATGTTCTATTGGGAGGTGAAAGAAGATAGCAACATTAGCAGATTATGCAACAGTAGGCGATTCAGTCAGCTTGGCAAAAATTGGGGATAAAGCATTTACAATTACATTCATCGAAGATTCAGATTATACTCAAGGTGAAATGATCACAAAAGGAGTTAAGATTACCACTAGAGAAACTTTCGAGGTTGAAGGAAATTTTGTAAATAAATTTCACACAACTAGAGTAGCAATTGTAAAAAAATTCAGCAATGAGAAATTACGTTCAGATGTCAATAACGGAAACGCTTTGGGACCAGTCAAATGTATCTCTGAAAAATCAGCATCAGGAAAAAGCTTCTATAATTTAGTAGATGCATAATGGAGTTTATAATTAGACTCTAAAACACACTATTTTTTTAATTTTTTACAGTGCCGGGGGCGGGATTTGAACGCGCGACAGCCCGGTCTTCAGCCGAGTGCTCTCCCAGGCTGAGCTACCCCGGCACTCAAAAAAATGTCGCTAGTTGAGGAATTAAAGTGTGTCCCTTTAGGATCTTTGAACTATAATTTCAAGGATGTTGTTCTGTGAACACAAAAATTCTACAAATTGTTCAAGAGAAATAAGTTGATTTCATTTAGGATTAAGTCAACTAAAATGTAGATTAAAAATCAATTCAAAATCATGTATGTATGATTTGCCTATTTCGTAATACAAATGGCAACATCAAGTATGAAGTAAGAATTGAGAGTAAAAGTATAGTCAGTCATGCGTCTTACTTGAATCCAGTTCTTTACTCTTCATACTGTTAAAGTGGTGAAATACAAATGAAGAATTTGTTAGTTATTTTCTTTTGTGTGTTTGTATTTTTTTCAAGTTATTACTGTGAATCTTTTGGACAAGTTGATACTAGTATAAATTTTGAAAATGCTTTGATGCTTTATAAAGAAAAAAAATATGAAGGTTCCCTATCAGAAATTGACAAGATTTTAGAAAAGTATCCAGACAACATCGAGGCATTAAACAGTAAAGGAACCATTCTTTTAGCTCAAGGAAAATATGTCAATGCGTTACAAAATTTTGAAAAAGCTGCAACTATTGATCCTAGTAACTTAGAATCAATTAATGGTATTGGAAAAGCATATTTTCATTTAAACAGGTATGATGCTGCTATGAATTTTTTTGGACATGTATTACAAATTGATAGAAGAAATTTTGATGCGTTAATTGGAAGTGGAAATGTTTTGTCAAAGTTAGAACAATTTGATGATTCCATACTGTTTTTCAACATAGTATTGGAAAAAGATCCACGTAATGTAGATGCTTTGATAGGAAAAGGCACTGCATTATTGAATACAAATCAACATAAATTAGCATTAAGCATATATGATAAAATTTTGGAGATTGATTTGAGTAATACAGATGCATTAAATGGTAAAGGGAAAATTTTCTTTGAATTAGATGAATATGAGAAATCAAGAATTGCATTTACAGCAGTGTTAGAATCAGAACCAGAAAACATTGAAGCATTGTTGGGATTATCTGAATTGAATCTTCATGAACACAAAAATATCAAATCCCAACAAATGTATGAAAAAATACTTTCTATAGATCCGGATAACATCGAAGCCTTAATTGGCAAAGCGTCTGTTCTAGTTGAACTTGGAAAATTTGATGAGGCCTTAGAATATTTTGATGAGGCCTTAGAAGTGGACCCTGATAATCCAGATGCACTAAACGGAAAAGATTTGGTTTTAGGAGATAAAGTAGAGGATTCGCTTGATTTGATACTTTTGATCACAATCATTGGAAGTATAACCTCGGTAGTTTCATTTTTTGTTGTGCTTATTAAAATCCGAGAAAATGCAGAATTAAAATCAAAACTCATCATGTCAAACGAACAGATTGAAGATTTAGTAGATAAGATGATGAGAAATATGGCAAAAAATCAAAAATAGTTTTTTAGGTTTTCCAAAGAACATCATCTCTACCATTTCGTTTATTGATTAAACGACCAATCACAAAAAACAGATCAGATAAACGATTAAGGTAAATTATGCAGTTTGAATTGATTTCGTCTTTTTCAGCAAGTTGCACAGTCAATGTTTCTGCTCTACGCACAACTGTTCGAGTAAAATGTAGTTGTGATGCTGAAAGTACACCTCCTGGCAATATGAAATTAGTTAATGGTTCTAACTCTGATTCAAATTTGTCAATATGTTGTTCTAATTCTTGAATCATCCCTAATGTTACTCTATTTTTTACATCATTGAGGTTTGGGTTAGATAGATCAGAGCCCACCACAAACAAATCATTTTGTATTTTGATAAGAACACTAGAAATGTCATTATCTAACGGGTTTGCCAACACAACACCTAAGGAAGCATTTGCTTCATCAACTGCGCCATACGCAAATATTCTTGGGTGAGATTTTGAAATGCGAAGATTTCCCTGTAACCCAGTATTTCCATCATCTCCTGTCTTGGTGTATATTTTCACAAAATTACAAAGTCTGTTTCAACTATTATGTTGTTCGAAAATCTCAAAACTCTTTAGGAGAATGGTTTGTATTAGTTAACGATGGTAGAAGATTTTTTTAAAAATGCTGCAAATCTAAAAAATATCCCACGTCAAGGATGGATTGACAAACTTTCTATAGATAATCCCGAATCAGTTGCTGATCATACTTTTTCTATGGCAATGATTGGAATGGTAATTTCAGATTTAGAAAATCTGAATTCAGAAAAAATCTTGAAAATGATTTTGATACATGATTTATCTGAATCCATAATAGGAGACATAATTCCAGAAAAAATGGATGTAAAAGAAAAACAAGAATTAGAAAACAATGCATTTGGCAAAATCATGGAAAAACTTCCAGAACCCCTGATAACAGAATATGGCAAAATATGGAAAGAGTATCAAGAAAATTCCTCTCCTGAAAGCAAGATAGTCCATCAAATTGACAAATTAGAGATGGCACTTCAAGCAAAAATTTACCAAGAACAAGGTTATTCTCAAGAAAAACTAAAAGTTTTTTTAAAATCTGCAAAAAAAAGCATTACGCATCCAAAATTAAAAGAATTATTTACAAAGATTATCACTGAAAATTAATGTCTGAGACAGAAAAAGATGAAATGATTGATGCACAAAAACAAGTGATAGGAATCTTGTTTGAAGTGATCAAAAGATTGCAAGCCAATAGTGATTTAGATGAAGAGTATTTTGAATTAATTACAAAAGATGGAAAAAACAAAACCAGATTAAATGAAATTCTAAATGAAAGAAAAGAAAATGCAAAAATTGTAGGTAGATTACTAGAACAACTAGAAGTTTAATGTCCGCAACCACAGTCATCATCAGAAATTATCTTTAGATGAGATGTTTGTTGGTGCTTGTCTTGAATGTAGTTTGAAAGATTTGCAATTCTTACTCTAGGTTCTTTAGTTTTCCAACTACCCTCATTTTCAAACCAAAACTCTATTTCATCAACATCATATCTTTCCCCATTTTCTATTAGTTCTTTGAATATGGATTTTATTTCATCAATTTCAGATTCAGATAATTTTGATTTATCTTCAACCATTGTTGTAATTTCATTTAATTTGATAATCACATTATTTGTAAGAGGCATGTGAATTTTTACATAATATTCTATAACTATCTTTTGAGTTGACATTGTTTTTATAGCAATCCAATAATTTGACAAATATGCAGTATTTTCAAGCATTAAAACTTGGTCAAAAGAGAGTTGCGGATGCCAGAGAATATCTTAACAAACTAACTGATGGAAAAGCAATGCCAGCATTGGCATTAACTGATACGAAATCCAACGTATGGAAACCCGTAGGCGAAGAAAATCTTTACGCTTTTGTGGATGAATCAGCAGGCTTTGTTTTGACAGATAATAGTGGATACATTCTTGCTTTAGTGGACAATAGTGGTGCCTCTAAGACAATTGTTCAGGGTGTGACAAAAGATCAAAAAGAAAAACTAGAGAAAATATTTGAATCAGATAACATTCCAAAATTTGAAGGTAAGGTAATTCTTCCAGTATGATTCTAGCCACAAATAAAACGTAAAACTTTAGTTATGATTGTGTAGAGGTAGTAAAATGAGTAAATTTTCTCAAGAGATCGAAGTCAGTGGCCATCTAATTGACTCTTTGATTTTGACTAAAATATTTGATAAAATTATGGATTTACAAGGAGAGTTTCAAGTCCAAGAAATAAACATTGGTAAAAGAAAAAAAGATCAGTCATATGCTAAATTATTAGTCAAAGGGAAAAATCAAAAACACCTAGATGAAATTTTACAAACAATTTACAGGGAAGGTGCAGTATCTAAAGTTCAAAAAGAAATCACACTAAAAAAATCACCAAAAAATTATGTAATGCCAGACAATTTTTACAGTACCACCAACAATCACACCCAAGTATTTCATAAAGGAAAATGGATTCAGGTAGAAAACATGATGATGGACAAATGTATTGTTGTAAAAGGAAACCGAGCATTTTGTGTTCCTGTAAGAGATGTCAAAAAAGGTGATCAAATTATTGTTGGGGAAGGAGGTATCAAAATCAATCCACCTGAAAGACCAAGAGAGGGTTCTAATGTATTTCAATTTATGGGCAGTTCAAGCTCTAGTGAAAGACCAACACAACATATTGCAAAAAAAGTTGCAGAGGACATTTACAATACAAAAAAGAACGGCGGTAAAATTGTGATTGTAGGGGGTCCTGCAATAGTCCACACAGGAGCATCAGATGCAGTATCAGAATTAATCAGATTAGGATACATTGACGGAGTGCTAGCAGGTAATGCTTTAGCTGTTCACGACATAGAGTATGCCACCCTAGGAACATCATTAGGGATGAATGTTCATGATGCAACTCTAGCATATCATGGCCATAGAAATCACATGGATGCAATCAATTCTGTTTTCAAAGCAGGTTCTATTGCAAATATGGTAAAAACAAAAAAACTCACCAAAGGAATAATGTATGAATGTGTAAAGAATAATGTTCCATTTGTACTTGCAGGCTCTATCAGAGATGATGGGCCATTACCAGATGTAATTACGGATGTTGCACAAGCTCAAAGAGAATACAAAAAAGTTCTAAAAGATGCAAAAATGGTCATAATGATTTCAACAATGCTTCATTCCATTGCAACAGGAAACATGCTTCCTGCAAATGTCAAAGTAATTGTAGTTGACATTAACCAACCAACAGTAACAAAACTTATGGATAGAGGAACGTGGCAAGCATTAGGTATTGTTTCAGATGTGGGTGCATTTCTACCCATGGTTGCACAGCAAATTAGAAAAAAGAAATAGTCAAGGCATCAATCTTGGATGCATTACTTTTATTCCATCATCCCCCAATTCAATAGGGTGAATCTGCTCACTGTGTGCAATTCCTCTTAGTTTTGTTACTTGAATTGATCTTTCCATGGTATCATGATGTCTAGAATGACGTAGTTGTATCACACCTGAAGATACAAACCATTCAGGAGGGATGTGATCATCATTTACGGATTCAGATAGTAGAATTGATGTGACACCATAACTTTCAAGTGCTTGAACTAATCCTTGCAATCCTTGTCTTTTGTTGAATTCATCAGAGTATTGCATTTCCAAAATGGTAATAGAATCAATCACAACACGTTTTGCTTCTATTCTTTTAATGCTACTAAGAATTAATTTTGTCAAGTGCTCAAATGGTATTTGTTCGCCCCTATACAACGAATCATCCTTCCCGATAGAGTGATCAGTTATTTGAAAAGGTCTTGCGTCAATCATCAAAATTTTGTCTTTTGATACCAAGTCCTCAAAATCCCACCCGTGAGCCTTGGAGTCATTTTTTATTTCATCAATATTTTGGGCAAGACTGATGTACACACCAGGTTCATCAAAATCTTTGGCACCTCCATGTAAGAATTGTAATCCAAATGTGGTCTTACCTGAACCCGGAGGGCCAGACACAACAACAGAACGACCTTGTTTTAATCCTCCAGACACGATAGAGTCTAATCCAGAAATTCCTGTTTTTACCTTGGCATATGTTGAGCTCATATACAAAAACAAAGTTAATTTTTGTATATAAAGAAGGAGACTAGTTAGATTCTGACAGGTATGATTTTACTAAAATTATAAATGAATATTTTTTGATGTATTCCACATTGACTCAAACAACAACTTCATAGAATATACTAATGCTGGAGAATCAGTCCACATTGCAAACGGTTCATTAGAGTTGTTTGCATTCTTTGTAAAGAACAACAATTCTGAATTATCTTTTAGTATGAAACACAAATTATCTTTGATATCTTTGTTTATTGATTTAATATTTTTCCTCTCTAGTTCATCAAAGATGTATAATGTTTTATCACTACAAGAACTAAGTATTCTAAATTTCTGTTTTGATTTTTCAAATGGTTCTATAAAGTCAGCATGATATAATTTTAAGAGATCTTTTTCACTTCCAAGTAACAACAATTCATCGGTATAGCCATCAGTCATACTGGTAATTTTTGAGTAGATTTGATTTGTTCCTTTTAGCATTTGGAATTTCTCTTCCTCATTTTCAGGTTCAGAATCAAACGTTGGAATATTTTTCCAAATTTCAGATAATTCACCTTCCATTTTTTCAAGGGATTTTACACGTTCTTTTTCAGAATTTACTAAAATCCATATTGCCTTGTCTAAAGGTAATGCAGTAAATTGTATTGGGTGTTGGAATGTTGCAGAAACAATGCCCTTGTTTTGTAACGCAGATAATAGATGATATGTTTCGGTTCTAGGTAGTTTTAATGCCTTGCAAACTTCAGGAGCTGTCTTTGCGCCATATTTACCTAGATAAATGTAAACTTTGGATTGATTTCCAGTAAGGCCATATTTTGATAGTTGTTGTTGAACTTGATCTAAGGATGATTTGTACTCTCCTAGAGAGGATCCAGACTCAGCATCAAATATGGATATTGCTTGTTCTTTCATTTTACAGGATACTCCGTACATAATGCCATGTTATAGGATCCGATCGTGAGCTCTTTTTGAGTAAATTGATCGCAATTTTGATCGCAATTTAGGCACAAATTACTCAATCTCATTTTAAAAGACTCTCCACAAACAATGGTTTTTCAAGTTTAGCTGGAACTGTGAACTCTGTTTTAAACTTGAATTTTTCTCGAACTTCTTTAGAGTTTTTTAGCAATGCAATTTCAAACTGTCCGCCATCTTCATAAACAATTGAATTTAGATTGTTCTTTAATCCTTTTGAAACAAGACCATCCAAAGTCTCTTTTGCAGATTGTAGTTTTTCTAATTTTATTTTTAGAGATTCAATCTCTTTAAAGTATAACTCCAATTCGCCTTTGATACCCATGCCATTATACAGATTTAATGAATTGTATTTTATCCAATTTGAAGAGGTTTGTTTTTTTGTCTTTTTTGTCTTTTTTTCATCTGATTTGTCTTCTAATTTTTCTTTAATGGATAAGAATTCCTTATCATTTTCTAATTCTTTTTCTTGAGATCTTAGCTTTTCACCAGCTATCTTTGAAATTTTTTCCAATTCTTTTTTTGTTTCAACAACATTATTTTCTAGATATGTTTTGAATTCATCAATTACATTAAATTTAATTAAACTCATTTAGATCACCGGTGTTTGATTTAATTCAAGTTGTCCAATATTTTCAATTTTCTTTAATTCATTATTTGCAGAACGCAAAAAGTTGATGCTGTTAAGTAATTTCAATTTATCTTTTCTTACTAATTCAACAATTTTTGGAGTAATGTAATCTAAAATGTTTATAATAATATCAGTTGAAAAACTATCCATTGTTTTTTCTTCTGTTTTACTATTGGAATCAACAACAAGTATGTTAAGATTGGGTAATAATTTTATGTTGGTGTTTTCATCTAAATGTAAAATATTAGAGGGTAATTCAATAGATAATCCCAAAAATTTAGTTATAACTTTTAATGAATTAATCAATTCATCAAGCGTGTTTACTCTTTGATTTTCTAATTCATAAATCTGTAAAGATTCCTGAATTAAAGATTCCATATATTGTAAGCTT
This window encodes:
- a CDS encoding RAD55 family ATPase, whose amino-acid sequence is MSSTYAKVKTGISGLDSIVSGGLKQGRSVVVSGPPGSGKTTFGLQFLHGGAKDFDEPGVYISLAQNIDEIKNDSKAHGWDFEDLVSKDKILMIDARPFQITDHSIGKDDSLYRGEQIPFEHLTKLILSSIKRIEAKRVVIDSITILEMQYSDEFNKRQGLQGLVQALESYGVTSILLSESVNDDHIPPEWFVSSGVIQLRHSRHHDTMERSIQVTKLRGIAHSEQIHPIELGDDGIKVMHPRLMP
- a CDS encoding TIGR00300 family protein, producing the protein MSKFSQEIEVSGHLIDSLILTKIFDKIMDLQGEFQVQEINIGKRKKDQSYAKLLVKGKNQKHLDEILQTIYREGAVSKVQKEITLKKSPKNYVMPDNFYSTTNNHTQVFHKGKWIQVENMMMDKCIVVKGNRAFCVPVRDVKKGDQIIVGEGGIKINPPERPREGSNVFQFMGSSSSSERPTQHIAKKVAEDIYNTKKNGGKIVIVGGPAIVHTGASDAVSELIRLGYIDGVLAGNALAVHDIEYATLGTSLGMNVHDATLAYHGHRNHMDAINSVFKAGSIANMVKTKKLTKGIMYECVKNNVPFVLAGSIRDDGPLPDVITDVAQAQREYKKVLKDAKMVIMISTMLHSIATGNMLPANVKVIVVDINQPTVTKLMDRGTWQALGIVSDVGAFLPMVAQQIRKKK
- a CDS encoding TrmB family transcriptional regulator is translated as MKEQAISIFDAESGSSLGEYKSSLDQVQQQLSKYGLTGNQSKVYIYLGKYGAKTAPEVCKALKLPRTETYHLLSALQNKGIVSATFQHPIQFTALPLDKAIWILVNSEKERVKSLEKMEGELSEIWKNIPTFDSEPENEEEKFQMLKGTNQIYSKITSMTDGYTDELLLLGSEKDLLKLYHADFIEPFEKSKQKFRILSSCSDKTLYIFDELERKNIKSINKDIKDNLCFILKDNSELLFFTKNANNSNEPFAMWTDSPALVYSMKLLFESMWNTSKNIHL